A region from the Campylobacter blaseri genome encodes:
- a CDS encoding AAA family ATPase: protein MITKLYIKDHLSFKEAELKFKKGLSVFTGVSGAGKSVLMSAILAVFGLSESEARLLEADVDFDFDMSEFGITSEDINSFKMVREKSVRYFINSEFISKKNLNTITSQHIRYLTVRNVDEFENEKLLNLLDTLATKKDKKHKSNLEKLRLNFKEFTEIKKELNKIKEDELKLIELKEFAKFEISKIEEISPKVGEFEELMEIKKKLSKADKINEAWQMADVVFDLESKVVEALNISGIDSSFFEETMNELRFKKDSLNMEELSEIDIEDILNRIESLSYLDRKYGSIKNALEALEIRKKELEGYENIEFTKEELEHKYKELEKSLNEISNLITNSRKSVKELLQNSINGYLKDLYMENINIVFSKKDIDNLGKDSIEFHINNTELKKLSSGELNRLRLAFIASSADITGFGNGVIILDEIDANLSGKEAMSIADVLVRISKYYQIFAISHLPQLGSRANSHFVIKKKDGISVVYELNEEEKIIELARMISGETITNEAIEFAKKLKNI from the coding sequence TTGATAACTAAGCTTTATATTAAAGATCATTTAAGCTTTAAAGAGGCTGAACTTAAGTTCAAAAAAGGACTTAGCGTTTTTACTGGTGTTAGTGGTGCTGGAAAGTCTGTTTTAATGAGTGCTATTTTAGCAGTTTTTGGGCTTAGTGAAAGCGAGGCTAGGTTGCTTGAGGCTGATGTTGATTTTGATTTTGATATGAGTGAATTTGGAATAACAAGTGAAGATATAAATAGCTTTAAGATGGTTAGAGAAAAAAGTGTTAGATACTTTATAAATAGCGAGTTTATATCTAAAAAAAATCTAAATACAATAACTTCACAACATATAAGATATTTAACTGTTAGAAATGTTGATGAGTTTGAAAATGAAAAACTTTTAAACCTGCTTGATACATTGGCTACAAAAAAAGATAAAAAGCATAAATCAAATTTAGAAAAATTAAGATTAAATTTCAAAGAATTTACAGAAATAAAAAAAGAGCTAAACAAGATAAAAGAAGATGAATTAAAGCTTATAGAATTAAAGGAATTTGCTAAATTTGAGATAAGTAAAATAGAAGAAATTTCACCTAAAGTAGGTGAATTTGAAGAACTTATGGAGATAAAGAAAAAATTAAGTAAGGCTGATAAGATAAATGAAGCTTGGCAAATGGCAGATGTGGTTTTTGACCTTGAGTCAAAAGTAGTTGAAGCATTAAATATAAGTGGAATTGATAGCTCTTTTTTTGAAGAAACTATGAATGAGCTTAGGTTTAAAAAAGATAGTCTAAATATGGAAGAGTTAAGCGAGATTGACATTGAAGATATTTTAAACAGAATTGAAAGCTTAAGCTATTTAGATAGGAAATATGGAAGTATTAAAAATGCTCTTGAAGCCCTTGAAATTAGAAAAAAAGAGCTTGAGGGTTATGAGAATATAGAATTTACAAAAGAGGAGCTAGAACATAAATATAAAGAGCTTGAAAAAAGTTTAAATGAAATATCAAATTTAATTACTAATTCAAGAAAAAGCGTAAAAGAGTTGCTTCAAAATTCCATCAATGGATACTTAAAAGATCTATATATGGAAAATATTAATATAGTTTTTTCAAAAAAAGATATTGATAATCTAGGTAAAGATAGTATTGAGTTTCATATAAATAATACCGAATTAAAAAAACTAAGTTCAGGTGAATTAAATAGATTAAGACTTGCTTTTATAGCTAGTAGTGCAGATATAACAGGCTTTGGTAATGGCGTTATCATACTTGATGAGATTGATGCAAATTTGAGTGGGAAAGAGGCTATGAGTATAGCAGATGTGCTTGTTAGAATTTCAAAATACTATCAAATTTTTGCAATTTCCCATCTTCCTCAACTAGGTTCAAGGGCAAATTCTCATTTTGTAATTAAGAAAAAAGATGGCATATCTGTTGTTTATGAATTAAATGAAGAGGAGAAAATTATAGAGCTTGCTAGGATGATAAGTGGCGA
- a CDS encoding NAD(+) kinase, translating to MLEENIEIHNNLRAIGLVAKNNSSVDKIISFFKKYNIEVLLNSKDLSLDSICKKTNLIISLGGDGTLISTCREVAKKNIFVLGIYDGNLGFLTDIKLDEMSVFFDDFFKGNYEIERPYMLEAVFRKKGQKDIKKIAFNDVVLSRDSFLSMSDIDAYLNQKYFNTFFGDGIIVSSPAGSTAYNLSANGPIIYPLSKVYVITPIAPHSLTQRPLVLPMEYEISFKSKKDSKIHIVIDGQDFFNMSDFDEIIIKLGKTRANLIRHLNRDYFKVLNDKLRWGSKKGDII from the coding sequence ATGTTAGAAGAAAATATTGAAATTCACAATAATTTAAGGGCAATTGGACTGGTTGCTAAAAATAATAGCAGTGTTGATAAGATTATAAGTTTTTTTAAAAAATATAATATTGAAGTTTTGTTAAATAGCAAAGATTTAAGCCTAGATAGTATCTGTAAAAAAACTAATTTAATAATAAGCCTAGGTGGCGATGGAACACTTATATCAACTTGTAGGGAAGTGGCTAAAAAAAATATATTTGTTCTAGGTATATATGATGGAAATTTAGGTTTTTTAACTGATATTAAGCTAGATGAAATGTCTGTTTTTTTTGATGATTTTTTTAAAGGGAATTATGAAATTGAAAGACCATATATGCTTGAAGCTGTTTTTAGGAAAAAAGGTCAAAAAGATATTAAAAAAATAGCCTTTAATGATGTTGTTTTAAGCAGAGATAGCTTTCTTTCTATGAGTGATATAGATGCATATTTAAACCAAAAATATTTTAATACATTTTTTGGAGATGGGATAATAGTAAGCTCTCCTGCTGGCTCAACTGCATATAATTTAAGCGCAAATGGTCCTATAATATATCCTTTAAGCAAAGTTTATGTAATTACTCCAATAGCGCCACATAGTTTAACACAAAGACCGCTAGTACTTCCTATGGAGTATGAAATTAGTTTTAAAAGTAAAAAAGATAGTAAAATTCACATAGTTATAGATGGACAAGATTTTTTTAATATGAGTGATTTTGATGAGATAATTATAAAACTTGGCAAGACAAGGGCAAATTTGATAAGGCACTTAAATAGAGATTATTTTAAAGTTTTAAACGATAAACTTCGCTGGGGTTCTAAAAAAGGAGATATAATTTGA